A single window of Gimesia chilikensis DNA harbors:
- a CDS encoding sodium:solute symporter family transporter, with translation MHTLDYGVILAYLLVSVGLGIYFGRNQTRQEFFAAGNSMGWLPVGLSVMATLFSANSFVMYPSIAYGSGLRISLFLISISLMAPLVLWVFIPIYARLKCQTAYEYLERRYHVSVRSLASGLFIFLRIGWMASATYAASVVLANVMQVDQTMVIVVLGIVSIFYTMLGGLRAVMWTDVMQFFIFSLTILLTLGLILSQTEGGVSGVISTYFEGRSNVLIDFTPSMTLEYGSWALLIGLFLEGLSAFGADQVAVQRYIAARSERTSQVGFMINILGMWTVVPGLLAIGVGLYSHYQHFPEEMVSVLATELNGQLPDWRTDGAPGMSVPEYYQSYPEYVAEDIRALNKQDQALPQYVRLHFPPGVIGLFLVALMAAVMSSIDSGIHSVTTALMVDFRDRHMPHWKPENNKIEVLQDRALVVLIGILSVFLACNVGEMGDVFAIGKKMTAGFGGPLLAVFVLALFFKNTTTAGVWVGTFVGAIITIALMYLYSDWFSVWYWPIGFGLSLVIGLGVSLVSNLIHGAPTTGDSKEEPLTFWNVVRGQQTLSQESSE, from the coding sequence ATGCATACGCTTGATTATGGTGTTATTCTGGCCTACCTGCTGGTCTCCGTGGGCCTGGGGATCTATTTCGGTCGCAATCAGACCCGGCAGGAATTTTTTGCCGCCGGAAATTCGATGGGCTGGCTGCCCGTCGGTTTGAGTGTGATGGCGACACTGTTTTCCGCCAACAGTTTCGTGATGTACCCCTCCATCGCATATGGCAGCGGTCTTCGGATCAGCCTGTTTCTGATTTCGATTTCACTGATGGCGCCGCTGGTGCTCTGGGTCTTCATTCCCATTTATGCCCGCCTCAAATGTCAGACCGCTTATGAATACCTGGAACGCCGCTATCATGTGTCGGTCCGTTCCCTGGCCAGCGGACTCTTTATTTTTCTCAGAATCGGCTGGATGGCTTCCGCAACCTATGCCGCCTCGGTCGTCCTGGCCAACGTGATGCAGGTCGATCAGACCATGGTCATCGTCGTCCTCGGCATCGTCTCCATTTTTTATACGATGCTCGGCGGTCTGCGGGCCGTGATGTGGACCGACGTGATGCAGTTCTTCATTTTCAGTCTCACAATTCTGCTGACGCTTGGCCTGATTTTAAGCCAGACCGAGGGGGGCGTCTCGGGTGTGATTTCGACTTACTTCGAGGGACGCAGCAATGTGCTGATCGATTTCACTCCCTCGATGACACTCGAATACGGCAGCTGGGCGCTGCTCATCGGTCTCTTTCTGGAAGGACTTTCCGCATTTGGTGCAGACCAGGTTGCCGTCCAGCGCTACATCGCCGCCCGTTCCGAACGGACGTCCCAGGTCGGTTTCATGATCAATATTCTCGGCATGTGGACCGTGGTCCCCGGCCTGCTGGCCATCGGTGTCGGCCTGTACTCGCATTACCAGCATTTCCCTGAAGAGATGGTTTCGGTGCTTGCCACCGAACTGAATGGACAACTGCCCGACTGGCGGACTGATGGGGCTCCCGGCATGTCGGTCCCCGAATACTATCAGTCCTATCCCGAATATGTGGCCGAAGACATTCGGGCTCTGAATAAGCAGGATCAGGCACTGCCACAGTATGTCCGCCTGCATTTTCCTCCCGGGGTCATCGGACTGTTTCTGGTAGCTTTGATGGCAGCCGTGATGTCGAGTATCGACTCGGGCATTCACTCCGTAACAACCGCGCTGATGGTCGATTTCCGCGATCGCCACATGCCACACTGGAAACCGGAGAATAATAAAATCGAAGTTCTGCAGGACCGGGCACTGGTCGTCCTGATCGGGATACTCTCGGTGTTCCTCGCCTGTAACGTTGGTGAGATGGGAGACGTGTTTGCAATCGGCAAAAAAATGACTGCCGGTTTTGGGGGACCCTTACTGGCGGTCTTCGTGCTGGCCCTGTTTTTCAAAAATACAACGACTGCCGGCGTCTGGGTGGGAACCTTTGTGGGGGCGATCATTACCATCGCCCTGATGTATCTTTACTCGGACTGGTTTTCGGTCTGGTACTGGCCCATCGGTTTTGGCTTGAGTCTGGTCATCGGCCTGGGCGTGAGTCTGGTCTCCAACCTCATTCACGGCGCTCCCACCACCGGGGACTCGAAAGAGGAGCCGCTCACTTTTTGGAATGTTGTGCGAGGTCAACAGACGCTTTCTCAGGAATCCAGCGAGTAA
- a CDS encoding carboxypeptidase-like regulatory domain-containing protein: protein MKDRAFEKKIVGCLLAVVALTACSGGESLPDLATVTGTVSLDGNPLPAANVLFQPQQGKTAFAMTDENGKFELMYNQDVTGATPGNYTVKISKEKNPEEPGNELLPAKYNEQTTLTADVKADQENDFQFDLKTK, encoded by the coding sequence ATGAAAGACAGAGCGTTTGAGAAAAAAATCGTCGGCTGCCTGCTGGCAGTTGTAGCATTGACGGCTTGTTCCGGCGGCGAATCGCTGCCCGATCTGGCTACAGTAACGGGAACCGTGAGCCTGGATGGCAATCCACTGCCGGCAGCCAATGTACTTTTCCAGCCTCAGCAGGGAAAAACGGCCTTCGCGATGACCGATGAAAACGGAAAATTCGAACTGATGTATAACCAGGATGTTACTGGAGCAACTCCTGGAAATTATACCGTCAAAATTTCGAAAGAAAAAAATCCGGAAGAACCCGGCAATGAACTGCTTCCGGCCAAATACAACGAGCAGACAACACTGACTGCCGATGTCAAAGCCGATCAGGAAAACGATTTTCAGTTTGATCTGAAAACCAAATAA
- a CDS encoding polysaccharide deacetylase family protein — MTVLWSLVLSCSFLPLVQAENKKSSEKRYVIIHADDAGMSHSVNLATIEGMQKGIVSSASIMVPCPWFKEFAAYAKQNPEQDFGIHLTLNSEWKNYRWGPVASRDQVPSLLDEENYLWDNVGQVMQHVNVKDAEKELRAQIERARKFGVPLSHLDTHMGAVVSRPDLLEMYVNLGIEYQLPVLFVNNLDPKKYGVIAEKGKQLKEVLEKNGLPVLDELVQFYGEPDYEKRKQAYLEKIRELKPGVTQIIIHCGFNNQELQNITHSSSRRDGDRRVFTDPAVIKEVKDLGIEVITWKEFHEMAKQKLAQAE; from the coding sequence ATGACTGTGCTGTGGTCCCTGGTTCTGAGTTGTAGTTTTCTCCCCCTGGTTCAGGCGGAAAACAAGAAGTCCTCCGAGAAACGCTACGTAATCATTCACGCCGACGACGCCGGCATGTCGCACTCGGTGAACCTCGCCACTATTGAGGGCATGCAGAAAGGCATCGTCTCCTCGGCCAGTATTATGGTGCCCTGTCCCTGGTTTAAAGAGTTTGCTGCCTACGCGAAACAGAACCCCGAACAGGATTTCGGCATCCATCTGACGCTGAATTCCGAGTGGAAAAACTACCGCTGGGGACCGGTCGCCTCGCGGGATCAGGTACCGAGTCTGCTCGATGAAGAGAATTATCTCTGGGACAACGTCGGACAGGTGATGCAGCATGTGAACGTTAAAGATGCCGAGAAGGAGCTGCGGGCACAGATCGAACGGGCCCGCAAATTCGGCGTCCCCCTCTCACATCTGGATACCCACATGGGGGCAGTCGTCAGTCGGCCCGACCTCTTGGAGATGTACGTCAATCTGGGCATCGAATATCAGTTGCCGGTCCTGTTTGTGAACAATCTCGATCCGAAAAAGTACGGCGTGATCGCAGAGAAGGGCAAACAGCTCAAGGAAGTCCTGGAAAAGAACGGGCTCCCTGTGCTCGATGAACTGGTTCAGTTTTATGGAGAACCCGACTACGAAAAGCGGAAGCAGGCTTACCTCGAAAAGATTCGTGAACTCAAGCCGGGAGTCACGCAGATCATCATTCACTGTGGATTTAACAACCAGGAACTGCAGAACATCACTCACAGTTCCTCCCGCCGCGATGGCGACCGCCGCGTGTTTACCGACCCGGCGGTCATCAAAGAGGTCAAAGATCTGGGCATCGAAGTCATCACCTGGAAAGAGTTCCACGAGATGGCTAAGCAGAAACTTGCCCAGGCCGAATAG
- a CDS encoding CDP-alcohol phosphatidyltransferase family protein, with protein sequence MISQKNAPQPRVSVYASGEQSMMDASQARRQRFFLPILKLFVRSGITPNLLTGLSLLCGIGFCFTFGQSWEGARLVALGLLFLHVLLDGIDGPLARFMGTAGNRGSFTDTTADQLVVAFTTITLIHFDVVHATVGGLYLLFYTLVVVFAMIRSSLAIPYSWLVRPRFVVYAWIPIDVYFLPGTLNYLLWLCVLPLAWKSITGFYKIRKQL encoded by the coding sequence ATGATTTCTCAAAAAAATGCCCCCCAGCCCCGCGTCTCCGTCTATGCCAGCGGCGAACAATCAATGATGGACGCGTCACAGGCACGCAGGCAGCGTTTTTTTCTGCCGATTTTGAAGCTGTTTGTCCGCTCCGGGATCACGCCGAATCTGCTGACTGGACTCTCACTGTTGTGTGGCATCGGGTTCTGCTTTACTTTTGGGCAAAGCTGGGAAGGAGCGCGGCTGGTTGCGCTGGGACTGCTGTTTTTGCATGTACTGCTGGACGGCATTGATGGTCCCCTGGCCCGTTTCATGGGAACGGCGGGAAATCGCGGTTCATTTACCGATACGACAGCAGACCAGTTAGTCGTTGCTTTTACGACGATTACACTGATTCATTTTGATGTGGTCCATGCCACGGTCGGGGGCTTATATCTGCTGTTTTATACGCTGGTCGTGGTTTTCGCGATGATTCGCAGCTCGCTGGCCATTCCCTACAGCTGGCTGGTTCGTCCCCGGTTTGTGGTCTATGCATGGATTCCCATTGATGTTTACTTCCTGCCGGGCACGCTGAATTATCTGCTCTGGTTATGCGTGCTGCCCCTGGCCTGGAAATCGATCACCGGATTTTACAAAATCCGGAAACAACTCTGA
- a CDS encoding class I SAM-dependent methyltransferase has product MTLQAQQDQTYRFFKSHAKAWQAKTEDEVYSTIHNRHQAVFETMKKYPTGSALLDVGCGTGQLAIEASQKGWQAQGIDFAEDMIEIAKQNNQQASAGAEFQVGSIFAFEPETKYDVISAQGFIEYISLGQLEQFLGFLKTICNPGGSIAIGSRNRLFNVHSINEFTRIEHELGTMDSLIEEAIALHTSKTQAEAVECIRNLKSEYVQPDKHPLTGIGVDTRYQFTPSDLANKMHQAGFTVKAVYPVHFHPFPVNTMQDAEISEIHKEMARFASDKMITNHQLVPYSSSYVLEAVNE; this is encoded by the coding sequence ATGACATTACAAGCGCAGCAGGATCAGACTTACCGTTTCTTCAAATCACACGCCAAAGCCTGGCAGGCTAAAACGGAAGATGAAGTCTACAGCACGATTCATAACCGCCATCAGGCTGTGTTCGAAACCATGAAGAAGTATCCAACTGGTTCCGCATTGCTGGATGTGGGATGCGGTACCGGTCAGCTGGCAATTGAAGCGTCACAGAAAGGCTGGCAGGCGCAGGGCATCGACTTCGCAGAAGACATGATCGAAATCGCCAAACAGAATAATCAGCAGGCTTCTGCTGGTGCCGAGTTTCAAGTCGGATCTATTTTCGCTTTTGAGCCGGAAACCAAATACGACGTAATCAGTGCCCAGGGTTTTATCGAATACATCTCACTGGGACAGCTGGAACAGTTTCTGGGTTTCCTGAAAACCATCTGTAACCCGGGTGGTTCGATTGCCATCGGCTCTCGCAACCGTCTGTTCAACGTGCACTCGATCAACGAGTTCACGCGGATCGAGCATGAACTGGGTACCATGGATTCGCTGATCGAAGAAGCAATTGCCCTGCATACCAGCAAAACCCAGGCAGAAGCCGTTGAATGTATCCGCAATCTGAAATCGGAATACGTGCAGCCCGACAAGCATCCGCTGACCGGAATCGGCGTTGATACCCGTTACCAGTTCACCCCCAGTGACCTGGCCAACAAAATGCATCAGGCTGGTTTCACCGTGAAAGCGGTCTACCCGGTGCACTTCCATCCCTTCCCCGTGAATACGATGCAGGATGCTGAAATCTCTGAAATCCATAAAGAGATGGCACGCTTCGCTTCGGACAAGATGATTACCAATCATCAACTGGTTCCGTACTCCTCTTCGTATGTGCTGGAAGCAGTCAACGAATAA
- a CDS encoding polysaccharide deacetylase family protein: protein MHAEFVTVMYHYIREIQNSTHPGIKGLEFEGFQRQLDYLSSRYEIISADQLIACLTGDAADFPDNACLLTFDDGYRDHFDYVLPELVKRKLSACFFPPAKPIEDHTLLDVNAIHYILAVANDVEQLSRDLLDELRTRDFSEAYLSECRDRLSEPSRYDPAEVIFFKRMLQRELPFELRSEITTSLFEKYVGKTEAEFSKELYMTTDDLKELIREGMYVGSHTYRHFWLNAVDAETQEQEIDRSLQFLSRIGAPTRNWIMCYPYGAYNQETLEILRRKDCLLGFTTHVGNSILDPQRALELSRFDTNDFPQ from the coding sequence ATGCACGCCGAATTTGTAACGGTCATGTACCATTATATCCGGGAGATCCAGAATTCGACTCACCCCGGGATTAAGGGGCTTGAATTTGAGGGATTCCAGCGGCAACTGGACTATTTAAGCAGTCGTTATGAAATCATTTCGGCTGACCAGTTAATCGCCTGTCTGACAGGTGACGCCGCTGATTTTCCGGACAATGCGTGCCTGCTGACCTTTGATGACGGTTATCGGGACCACTTTGATTACGTTTTGCCGGAACTGGTCAAACGGAAACTGAGTGCCTGTTTTTTTCCGCCAGCGAAACCGATTGAAGATCACACGCTACTGGATGTCAACGCGATTCACTACATCCTGGCAGTCGCCAACGATGTGGAACAGCTCTCCCGGGATCTGCTGGACGAGCTGCGAACGCGTGATTTTTCGGAAGCGTATCTCTCCGAATGCAGAGACCGACTTTCTGAGCCCAGCCGCTATGATCCCGCGGAAGTTATTTTCTTCAAACGGATGCTGCAACGGGAACTGCCATTCGAATTACGCTCAGAGATTACGACGAGCCTGTTTGAGAAGTATGTCGGTAAAACGGAAGCGGAGTTCAGCAAAGAACTCTATATGACGACCGACGATCTTAAAGAACTGATCCGGGAAGGCATGTATGTCGGCAGTCATACGTATCGTCATTTCTGGCTGAATGCCGTGGACGCAGAAACTCAGGAACAGGAAATCGATCGCTCTCTGCAGTTCCTCTCCCGCATTGGTGCCCCGACCCGCAACTGGATCATGTGCTATCCTTACGGTGCCTATAACCAGGAAACCCTGGAAATTCTCAGGCGTAAAGACTGCCTGCTGGGCTTCACCACGCATGTGGGGAATTCGATTCTGGATCCGCAGCGTGCCCTGGAACTGAGCCGTTTTGATACCAACGACTTTCCACAGTAA
- a CDS encoding DUF1559 domain-containing protein gives MLNSMSRKRGFTLIELLVVIAIIAILIALLLPAVQQAREAARRSTCKNNLKQLGLAFHNYHDTHRVLPPAAINPGSANCTSVFSTNNIMNHTCFQMILPFLDQAPLYNLYNWSIPSGPAMHSSCGHTAPPTTANQFGLLDSTLSIFICPSESGNPKGTTSTAGSYTSNGAHRTSYGVAANQYDSDKVSSFQGDTYSKKGALGLNGSARISAIKDGTSNTMLLIETPFEKTTSGSDVYVGFGPYWDTYTHTNSIRPTGQGINRPRNAAYSQRVYGWGAGSSHTGGVHILLADGAVRFLSENADMTSVVQSLISASGGEVIGEF, from the coding sequence GTGTTGAATTCTATGTCCCGTAAGCGTGGCTTCACCCTGATTGAGCTGCTCGTTGTGATTGCCATCATTGCGATTTTGATCGCGCTTCTGCTTCCCGCCGTACAACAGGCACGTGAAGCAGCCCGTCGCAGTACCTGCAAAAACAATCTGAAACAGCTGGGTCTCGCGTTTCACAATTATCATGATACGCACCGCGTCCTGCCCCCCGCAGCGATTAATCCTGGCAGTGCAAACTGCACGTCAGTTTTTTCCACCAATAACATCATGAATCACACCTGTTTCCAGATGATTCTGCCGTTCCTGGACCAGGCACCACTTTACAATCTCTATAACTGGTCGATTCCCAGTGGACCTGCCATGCATTCCAGCTGTGGACATACCGCGCCACCCACCACTGCCAATCAGTTTGGTCTGCTCGACTCAACGCTTTCGATTTTTATCTGTCCTTCTGAAAGCGGAAATCCCAAAGGCACCACGAGCACTGCCGGCAGCTACACCTCCAACGGTGCGCATCGCACCAGTTATGGTGTCGCCGCGAATCAGTATGACTCAGATAAAGTCAGCTCTTTCCAGGGAGACACCTACTCTAAAAAAGGCGCACTGGGCCTGAATGGATCAGCCAGAATTTCTGCGATCAAAGATGGAACCAGTAACACCATGCTCCTGATCGAAACGCCGTTTGAAAAAACGACCAGCGGATCTGACGTTTATGTCGGCTTCGGTCCTTACTGGGATACGTACACCCATACCAATTCCATCCGTCCCACCGGTCAGGGCATCAATCGCCCCCGGAATGCAGCCTATAGCCAGCGGGTTTATGGTTGGGGCGCCGGTAGTTCCCACACCGGTGGCGTGCATATTCTCCTGGCTGACGGAGCCGTCCGCTTCCTGAGTGAAAATGCCGACATGACTTCCGTCGTACAGTCGCTGATTTCTGCCAGCGGCGGTGAAGTCATCGGCGAATTCTAA
- a CDS encoding creatininase family protein has product MKFLEMTAVELKNVPREDTLVVLPIAAVEQHGPHMPTGTDHFICTAVAEAVEQNLHESLLLLPTQWLGASQHHLRWGATLTPRVENYETLLYEICESVLNDGFQRILILNGHGGNIGPMQTALRRLQVHYPNCQLLAASYWSIAEQEIAALMEGECKTVGHACEAETSLIMHLRPELVHAAKIENFNDYELDLVDGVYHCRDMYQRTSAGATGRPDLATPEKGAQMFSGIVARVTEVLQGIIAKPLT; this is encoded by the coding sequence ATGAAATTTTTAGAAATGACTGCCGTCGAACTTAAGAACGTGCCCCGCGAAGACACACTGGTGGTGCTTCCGATCGCCGCCGTCGAACAACACGGCCCCCACATGCCGACCGGCACCGATCACTTTATCTGCACCGCGGTTGCGGAGGCAGTAGAACAGAACCTGCATGAATCGCTGCTGCTCCTGCCGACACAATGGCTGGGAGCCAGTCAGCATCATCTTCGCTGGGGCGCGACCCTGACACCCCGCGTGGAAAATTACGAAACGCTGCTCTACGAGATCTGCGAGTCAGTACTGAATGACGGCTTCCAGCGGATTCTGATTCTCAACGGCCACGGCGGAAATATCGGACCGATGCAGACCGCGCTGCGTCGTCTCCAGGTCCATTACCCGAATTGCCAGTTACTCGCGGCTTCCTACTGGTCTATCGCCGAACAGGAAATTGCAGCCCTGATGGAAGGGGAATGCAAAACCGTCGGACATGCCTGCGAAGCGGAAACGTCGCTGATCATGCATCTGCGTCCCGAACTCGTACACGCCGCCAAAATTGAGAACTTCAATGACTACGAACTCGACCTGGTGGACGGCGTTTATCATTGTCGCGATATGTATCAGCGAACGAGCGCCGGGGCGACCGGCCGCCCGGATCTGGCCACTCCGGAAAAGGGAGCCCAGATGTTTTCCGGAATCGTCGCACGGGTGACCGAGGTCCTGCAAGGCATCATCGCCAAACCGCTGACGTAG
- a CDS encoding acetylxylan esterase, translating to MKRWSVCRVLLLLIILSGSSPPFLQAEPIPRELQRWLTPQNWQRDTDGPILELGRPGTYDDTHIFAPCVSLEQGTYSLWYCGSRGAVQDRMFVLGRADSNDGIHFNKNRQNPVFSFGDGEHSVLTPTLLRSANGQTLRENGRLRMWFSATDFHDETALHQLYEADSLNGSEWSEAGSDNLKHVYAPTILKTGRTYQMWFTDVSQDPWCIRHASSLDGSKWRVSPDPVLALDQNWESGRLFYPTVLKLGDAYLMWYGSYWTERENTTALGFAVSIDGLNWYKHPQNPVLRPDPERPWESHYVTSQSVMQLPDGRFRIWYASRKQPPFLNKYFAINTAHWEGPAQAETEPPGRPAKVAFPEWQAESRAQLKAMLGIPEQKVALESEKRGELERDGLVIEKWVFTSEPGSKIPAVVYRPKQIKAPAPAIVLTYGHGGSKSQWQYNYAAQAYAKAGLVCLAMDPIGEEERHIQGRLGTRAHDPKSVHERAWNAGRPIMGKLVFDTMRGIDFLQERKDVDSSRIGVAGNSLGGAVASWMAALEPRIKMAIVSGWAYDNVTLRSKYCTKVPNQQMRERFTWPEFLSLAAPNCAVLVMNGDADWIIDSDNDGTAWRGTRAVVEQAGQVYADQGAEGKVKAWFETGGGHRPYMAHPDALLWIQQQLGTPALTAEQIKNMPTVNSGRWCDAEQIKLERLYGTDLHQRGATLADFGLSLIDRSQLACLKPEERGTPEFTLEGWLSQIERNE from the coding sequence ATGAAACGTTGGTCCGTTTGTCGTGTTCTGCTTCTCTTAATTATTCTCTCTGGCAGCAGCCCCCCCTTCTTACAAGCAGAACCGATCCCGCGGGAATTACAACGCTGGCTTACCCCTCAAAACTGGCAGCGCGATACCGACGGACCGATCCTGGAGCTGGGACGCCCGGGCACTTACGACGATACACACATTTTTGCCCCCTGCGTGAGCCTGGAACAGGGAACCTATTCCCTCTGGTACTGTGGTTCGAGAGGTGCCGTGCAGGATCGCATGTTTGTTCTGGGACGAGCGGACAGCAATGATGGCATTCATTTCAACAAGAACCGACAGAATCCGGTCTTTTCCTTTGGCGATGGCGAGCACTCCGTATTAACGCCTACCCTGCTCCGTTCAGCCAACGGTCAGACGCTGCGTGAAAACGGGCGACTGCGGATGTGGTTCTCCGCGACAGACTTCCATGACGAAACCGCCCTGCACCAGTTATACGAAGCGGACAGTCTGAACGGGTCGGAATGGAGCGAGGCGGGATCTGATAATCTCAAACACGTTTACGCGCCGACCATTCTCAAAACCGGACGCACGTACCAGATGTGGTTTACCGATGTGTCGCAGGATCCCTGGTGCATCCGGCATGCATCCAGCCTGGATGGAAGTAAGTGGCGGGTCTCTCCTGATCCGGTACTGGCGCTCGACCAGAACTGGGAATCGGGGCGACTGTTTTATCCGACGGTTCTCAAGCTGGGCGATGCTTACCTGATGTGGTACGGCAGTTACTGGACGGAGCGGGAGAATACGACCGCACTGGGATTCGCGGTGAGCATCGACGGACTCAACTGGTATAAGCATCCGCAAAACCCGGTGCTGCGTCCGGATCCTGAGCGTCCCTGGGAATCGCATTACGTCACCAGCCAGTCGGTGATGCAGCTGCCCGATGGCCGCTTTCGCATCTGGTATGCCAGCCGCAAACAGCCCCCGTTTCTGAATAAATATTTCGCCATCAACACCGCACACTGGGAAGGGCCCGCGCAAGCAGAAACGGAACCGCCGGGCCGTCCAGCGAAGGTCGCGTTCCCCGAATGGCAAGCGGAAAGCCGCGCCCAGCTCAAAGCGATGCTGGGGATTCCGGAACAGAAAGTCGCGCTGGAAAGCGAAAAGCGGGGTGAGCTGGAACGGGATGGCCTGGTCATCGAAAAATGGGTCTTCACCAGCGAGCCGGGGTCAAAAATTCCCGCGGTCGTGTATCGCCCCAAACAAATCAAAGCACCTGCGCCGGCGATCGTTTTGACGTACGGCCATGGGGGGAGCAAGAGCCAGTGGCAGTACAATTACGCGGCACAAGCCTATGCGAAAGCGGGGCTCGTCTGCCTGGCCATGGATCCGATTGGTGAAGAAGAGCGGCACATACAGGGACGACTGGGCACGCGGGCCCACGATCCGAAGTCTGTGCATGAGCGGGCCTGGAATGCCGGTCGTCCGATCATGGGTAAGCTGGTCTTCGACACAATGCGGGGGATCGATTTCCTGCAGGAACGGAAAGACGTGGATTCGAGTCGGATTGGCGTCGCGGGGAATTCTCTGGGCGGTGCCGTCGCGAGCTGGATGGCGGCACTGGAGCCGCGAATCAAAATGGCCATCGTCTCCGGCTGGGCTTATGACAATGTTACGCTGCGGAGCAAATATTGCACGAAAGTTCCTAATCAGCAGATGCGCGAGCGATTTACCTGGCCTGAGTTTCTGTCACTGGCTGCCCCGAATTGTGCCGTACTGGTGATGAATGGTGACGCTGACTGGATCATCGACTCCGACAATGACGGGACCGCCTGGCGTGGCACGCGGGCTGTCGTCGAACAGGCCGGGCAAGTCTATGCCGACCAGGGAGCTGAGGGAAAGGTGAAGGCTTGGTTCGAAACGGGGGGCGGCCATCGTCCCTATATGGCGCATCCGGATGCCCTGCTCTGGATTCAGCAGCAACTGGGAACACCTGCGCTGACGGCAGAGCAGATCAAAAACATGCCAACCGTCAATTCCGGACGCTGGTGTGATGCGGAGCAGATCAAACTGGAGCGACTGTACGGCACCGACCTGCATCAGCGGGGTGCCACGCTGGCGGATTTTGGACTGTCGCTCATCGATCGCAGCCAGCTGGCGTGCCTCAAACCGGAGGAACGAGGCACACCTGAGTTTACGCTGGAAGGCTGGCTGTCACAGATTGAACGCAACGAATAG